In Streptococcus gallolyticus subsp. gallolyticus DSM 16831, the sequence TCTGCGAATTTTGGTGGTTCAATGATGACCCAAGAAGAATTTGAAGAACGTAAAGCTGAACGTGAAAGTCAGGATAAAGAATAAAGTTAAAAATAATTTGTGAAAGTGGACAAATATTTGCTCACTTTCACTTGCTTTATTTTTTTTAAATGTTATTATAGTAACAAGCTGTTGGAATTTTTAGATAATTCGGAATTTACATGCAAAGGAGGACTTTGTGAAACAGATTAGATTAAAAGAATCCAAAAACGGATCAGAATTGCTATTGGAGACCTTAGCTAGTCTGGGAATAGATACAATTTTTGGCTATCCTGGTGGAGCTGTTTTACCGCTTTATGACGCTATATATAATTTTGATGGTATTCGCCATATTTTGGCACGTCATGAGCAAGGAGCCCTCCACGAAGCAGAAGGATATGCTAAATCAACAGGAAAACTTGGGGTTGCCATTGTAACCAGTGGTCCAGGTGCAACTAACGCCATCACTGGTATTGCTGACGGGATGAGTGACAGTGTTCCAATGCTTGTCTTTACTGGACAGGTTGGAATGTCAGGTATTGGGAAAGATGCTTTTCAGGAAGCTGATATTATCGGTATCACAATGCCAATTACAAAATACAATTATCAAATTCGCGATGTTGCGGATGTGCCTCGCATTGTAACAGAAGCCGTTCATATCGCAACAACAGGGCGTACAGGTCCAGTTGTTATTGATTTGCCAAAAGACGTTTCAGAGACGAAAACAAGCTTTTATCATGACCCAACGGTTAATCTTCCTAGCTATCAGCCAACGGTTGAACCTAATGTGCTTCAAGTGAAGAAAATTTTAACTCAATTGAAAAAGGCTAAAAGACCGTTGATTATCGCTGGTGGTGGCGTTAACTATGCAGGGGCTTCGCAAGAATTAATTGCCTTTGCCGAACGTTATAATATTCCAGTTGTTTCTACGTTATTAAGCTTGGGAGCTATGCCAATTGATCATCCCTTATCTTTGGGTATGGGAGGAATGCATGGTTCATACGCGTCTAATATGGCGTTAACGCAGTGTGATTTTATGATTAATTTTGGTTGCCGTTTTGCGGACCGCTTAACAGGAAATCCAAAGACATTTGCGAAAAAAGCAGTTGTAGCTCACGTTGATATTGACCCTGCAGAAATTGGGAAAGTTGTAAAAACACAGATTCCTATCGTAGGTGATGCCAAACGTGCTTTGGAAATTCTCCTTGAAGCAGATGAAGTTAAGACACGTCACGATGATTGGACAGAATCAGTTCTTGCTAATAAAGCAAAAGCACCATTTAGCTATGATTTCGATGAAACGATTATCAAACCACAGCATGCTATTGCAGCAATTGGTAAGATAACAAATGGGGATGCTATCGTTGTTACCGACGTTGGTCAACATCAAATGTGGGCAGCACAATTCTACCCATATAAAAATGCACGTCAACTCATTACATCTGGTGGACTGGGAACAATGGGATTTGGAATTCCTGCTGCTATTGGTGCTAAACTAGCCAATCCTGATAAAGAAGTTATCGTCTTTGTTGGTGATGGTGGTTTCCAAATGACTAACCAAGAGTTGGCATTGCTAAATGGTTACGGTGTTCCAATTAAGGTAGTCTTGATTAATAATCATTCACTTGGTATGGTTCGTCAGTGGCAAGAATCATTCTATGATGAACACCGTAGCGAATCAACATTTGATGATGAACCAAATTTCCAATTAATGGCAGAAGCTTACGGCATTGCTCATTATAAGTTTACAAATCCTAACACTTTGGAAGAAGATTTGAAAGTTATTACTGAGAATAAGCCAATGTTAGTTGAGGTTGCGATTTCTAATCGTGAACACGTTTATCCGATGGTTCCAACTGGTAAATCAAATAGTGAGATGTTGGGGGTGAAGTTTAATGCGTAGAATGTTGACAGCTAAGCTTCAAAATTCAACAGGTGTTCTTAACCGTTTTACAGGTGTTCTTTCACGACGTCAGGTTAATATTGAGTCTATTTCAGTCGGGCATACTATGGAACCAAACATTTCCCGAATTACAATTATCATTGATGTTGAGAGTTTGGAAGAAGTTGAACAGATTATTAAACAGTTAAATCGTTTAATTGATGTTCTGCGTGTCCGTGATATTACGGATATTCCTCACTTAGAACGTGAAGTCATTTTGGTTAAGTTAACGGCGCCAACAAGCAAACGTGCTGAAATTCTGGCTGTTATTCAGCCATTCCGTGCCAGTGTTGTTGATGTTGCTCCAAAATCAATTACGATTCAGGTAACAGGTGATGCGGATAAAATTGAAGCACTTCTTCGTGTAGTAAAACCGTATGGTATTCAAAATCTTGCTCGCACAGGTGCGACAGGATTCTCAAGAGATTTTTCTTGATAAACATTAATTTAGTTAACTCTGATGCCTTGGGCATTTAAAATAAAAAATAGAAAAGAGATATTTATTATGGCAGTAACAATGGAATACGAAAAAGATGTAAAAGTAGCAGCTCTTGATGGTAAAAAAATTGCTATTATTGGTTATGGCTCACAAGGTCATGCCCATGCACAAAACTTGCGTGATTCAGGTCATGATGTTATCATTGGTGTTCGCCATGGTAAATCATTTGATAAAGCAAAAGAAGATGGTTTTGATACTTATGAAGTAGCAGAAGCAACTAAACTTGCAGATGTTATCATGATTTTGGCACCAGATGAAATTCAAGCGGACCTTTATGCCAAAGAAATTGCTCCTAACCTTGAAGCTGGTAATGCTCTTGGATTTGCCCATGGTTTCAATATCCGCTTTGAATACATTAAAGCTCCAGAAACTGTAGATGTCTTTATGTGTGCTCCTAAAGGACCTGGTCACCTTGTACGCCGTACTTACACTGAAGGATTTGGTGTACCAGCACTTTACGCTGTTTACCAAGATGCTACTGGTAATGCTAAAGATATTGCTATGGACTGGGCTAAAGGTGTTGGTGCTGCGCGTGTTGGACTTCTTGAAACAACATTTAAAGAAGAAACTGAAGAAGATCTTTTCGGTGAACAAGCAGTTCTTTGTGGTGGTTTAACTGCCCTTATCGAAGCTGGTTTTGAAGTTCTTACAGAAGCTGGTTATGCTCCTGAATTGGCATACTTTGAAGTTCTTCATGAAATGAAACTTATCGTTGATCTTATTTACGAAGGTGGTTTCAAGAAAATGCGTCAATCAATTTCAAATACAGCTGAATTTGGTGACTATGTATCAGGACCACGTGTTATCACTAAAGATGTTAAAGAAAATATGAAAGCCGTTCTTGCTGATATCCAATCTGGTAAATTTGCAGAAGACTTTGTTAATGACTATAAAGCAGGTCGTCCAAAACTTGAAGCTTACCGTAAAGAAGCTGCAGACCTTGAAATCGAAAAAGTGGGTAGCGAACTTCGTAAAGCGATGCCATTTGTTGGACAAAACGATGACGACGCATTCAAAATTTATAACTAATTTTTGAAGAAACCTACTGATAAAATGCCGATGTTTGTCATCGGTTTTTTATCTATTGGTTGTTTAAATGGTTTTAAGTTTTCTATGCGTGCATAGAAAAATCGAAATTTTTGAATATAAGAAGGTTGGTTTATGATTTTAGCTAAGGATGTTGTCAATGCCTATGACGTTTTAAAGGGTGTTGTTGAGCGTACACCGCTTGATTTTGACCGCTATTTGTCAGAAAAATATGGTGCAACAGTTTATTTAAAACGTGAAAATATGCAAAAAGTGCGTTCGTTTAAAATTCGTGGGGCATATTATGCTATCCATGAGTTGTCTGATGAGGAGAAAAAACGTGGTGTGGTTTGTGCTTCTGCTGGAAACCATGCACAAGGTGTTGCTTTTACTTGTCACG encodes:
- a CDS encoding acetolactate synthase large subunit; the encoded protein is MKQIRLKESKNGSELLLETLASLGIDTIFGYPGGAVLPLYDAIYNFDGIRHILARHEQGALHEAEGYAKSTGKLGVAIVTSGPGATNAITGIADGMSDSVPMLVFTGQVGMSGIGKDAFQEADIIGITMPITKYNYQIRDVADVPRIVTEAVHIATTGRTGPVVIDLPKDVSETKTSFYHDPTVNLPSYQPTVEPNVLQVKKILTQLKKAKRPLIIAGGGVNYAGASQELIAFAERYNIPVVSTLLSLGAMPIDHPLSLGMGGMHGSYASNMALTQCDFMINFGCRFADRLTGNPKTFAKKAVVAHVDIDPAEIGKVVKTQIPIVGDAKRALEILLEADEVKTRHDDWTESVLANKAKAPFSYDFDETIIKPQHAIAAIGKITNGDAIVVTDVGQHQMWAAQFYPYKNARQLITSGGLGTMGFGIPAAIGAKLANPDKEVIVFVGDGGFQMTNQELALLNGYGVPIKVVLINNHSLGMVRQWQESFYDEHRSESTFDDEPNFQLMAEAYGIAHYKFTNPNTLEEDLKVITENKPMLVEVAISNREHVYPMVPTGKSNSEMLGVKFNA
- the ilvN gene encoding acetolactate synthase small subunit, which encodes MRRMLTAKLQNSTGVLNRFTGVLSRRQVNIESISVGHTMEPNISRITIIIDVESLEEVEQIIKQLNRLIDVLRVRDITDIPHLEREVILVKLTAPTSKRAEILAVIQPFRASVVDVAPKSITIQVTGDADKIEALLRVVKPYGIQNLARTGATGFSRDFS
- the ilvC gene encoding ketol-acid reductoisomerase, which translates into the protein MAVTMEYEKDVKVAALDGKKIAIIGYGSQGHAHAQNLRDSGHDVIIGVRHGKSFDKAKEDGFDTYEVAEATKLADVIMILAPDEIQADLYAKEIAPNLEAGNALGFAHGFNIRFEYIKAPETVDVFMCAPKGPGHLVRRTYTEGFGVPALYAVYQDATGNAKDIAMDWAKGVGAARVGLLETTFKEETEEDLFGEQAVLCGGLTALIEAGFEVLTEAGYAPELAYFEVLHEMKLIVDLIYEGGFKKMRQSISNTAEFGDYVSGPRVITKDVKENMKAVLADIQSGKFAEDFVNDYKAGRPKLEAYRKEAADLEIEKVGSELRKAMPFVGQNDDDAFKIYN